In the genome of Xanthomonas hortorum pv. pelargonii, the window AGGTGAGCCGGCCGAACTCTTCGTACGGAGTCTCGTAGATGCCCATCTCCTGGCCGAGCTTTTCGGTGTACAGCGCCCAGCCCTCGCCATAGGCGGAAATGTAGCTTTCGCGACGGAACGCGGGCTGGTCGCCCTGCTCCAGCGCCAGCGAGCCCTGCAGCGAATGCCCGGGCGAGGACTCGTGCAGCGTCAGCGCCGGCAGGTTGTACAACGGCCGCGATGGCAGGTTGTAGGTATTGACCCAGTACGTGGTGGAGCCCCCGCGCCCGGCAGTCCAGAACGGCGCGATATCGTCCGGCACCGGCTTGATGGTGAAGCGCCCGCGCGGCAGCGTTCCAATGAACTTGCCGACCTGCCCGTCCACGCGCTTGGAGATCCACGCGGCGCGGTCCAGCAGTTCCTGCGGGGTCTTGGTGTAGAACTGCGGATCGGTACGCAGGAAGGCCAGGAACTGCGCAAAGCTGCCCTTGAAGCCGACCTGCCTGATGATCGCGTCCATCTGCGCCTGGATGCGTGCCACCTCGTCCAAGCCAATCTTGTGGATCTGCTCCGGGGTCAGTTCCAGCGTGGTGTATTCGCGGATCTGTTGGCGATAGAACGCCTTGCCGTCGGGCAGCGCTTCGGCCGCCAGCGTGGTGCGCGCCTTGGGCATGTAGTCGTTGCGGAAGAAGCTCAGCAGCTTGGCGTAGGCCGGCAGCACCGCCGTGCTCAGCGCGGCCTTGGCCTGTTCGCGCAGTTGCGCCTGTTCGGCGGCGGGGATCTGCGCCGGCAGCTGCTTGAACGGTGCGTAGAAACTCGATTCGGTGGGGTCCTTGACCTCGGCGACGGTGGCGATGGAGACATCGCGGCCATCCAGCACCGCGCGCGGCACGCTGAAACCGCGTGCCAGGCCGGCGCGCATGTTGGCGGTCTGCTGGTCGAAGTAGCGCGGCACATCGTTGAGGCGCGCGATATAGGCGCGGTACTCGGCAGCGGTTTTCATCGGCCGCTGCGCCATGAAGCCCAGGTTGGACCAGAACGAGCTATCCGAATTGAACGGCATCTCGTACAGGCGCAGGCGCACTTCGACGGCGAGGTTTTCCACCTGCGGACGGTAGATGGCGTAGTTGACCTGGTTGGTGGGCGACAGTTGTTTCGGGTC includes:
- a CDS encoding DUF885 domain-containing protein, with protein sequence MTSPLAAALSLALLGASFAATSAQAAAPAPVAPPATLTAEAPADARFRAIYEKEWAWRQAETGQADEDSDTTGDNTHLPDVGPAAQQARLAVWDGVLKQLEGVDPKQLSPTNQVNYAIYRPQVENLAVEVRLRLYEMPFNSDSSFWSNLGFMAQRPMKTAAEYRAYIARLNDVPRYFDQQTANMRAGLARGFSVPRAVLDGRDVSIATVAEVKDPTESSFYAPFKQLPAQIPAAEQAQLREQAKAALSTAVLPAYAKLLSFFRNDYMPKARTTLAAEALPDGKAFYRQQIREYTTLELTPEQIHKIGLDEVARIQAQMDAIIRQVGFKGSFAQFLAFLRTDPQFYTKTPQELLDRAAWISKRVDGQVGKFIGTLPRGRFTIKPVPDDIAPFWTAGRGGSTTYWVNTYNLPSRPLYNLPALTLHESSPGHSLQGSLALEQGDQPAFRRESYISAYGEGWALYTEKLGQEMGIYETPYEEFGRLTYEMWRACRLVIDTGVHHDGWSREQALAYLRDRTALSEHEVTTEVDRYISWPGQALSYKLGEISIVKLRAEAEQELGDRFDIKAFHDAVLKQGSVTLPVLEQQVRAFIAESKARPADAKPARNAAL